The sequence below is a genomic window from Lycium ferocissimum isolate CSIRO_LF1 chromosome 9, AGI_CSIRO_Lferr_CH_V1, whole genome shotgun sequence.
ATATCCCGTCTTTTGGGCCCTGGGACTGGGGAAGAAGTGATACGTTTATTTGACAACTGATTTATGTAGTTTTCACTTGGTAGCAGTTGAATCCTCCTGCTTCAAAAGCTTTAAAACTAATGCACAAGCTTGCTGCTGATCCAGGAATTGTTGCAATCATGAATAAGGTAAGCCTAGCAAGATTTTCATATCTCAGCTTAATTACGTATGGATTCTGTGTTGATATGTGCTATCAGTTGTGCTATAAACTATACTTCATTGGGCTTCTTAAAGCACCGCTGGCGTGTGGGTATCATGACAGAGATGGCGCCAGAAGGCTATGTTGGTGTTTCTCCTCAATGCATTCTTGGTTTCAATAAGGTGAGCAATCCCTAGTTCTTTCTTCCCCAAAGTAGTagatacagaacagaatcatgTTCTTAATATTGAACCCATGAATTTCATGCTTTATCATCGTAGTTCCTTCACTTTTGCTGTTAGCTATTGATTTTCTAAGatgatatatattctttttttcacATTCAGAATCATGGAGAGGAGATATCACTACGTCTTCGTACAGATGACCTCAAGGGTTTCAGGAAGTACGATAGCATCAAGAAGACTCTCTTACATGAACTTGTGGGTGGTCCTGTCTCACCCTGTATTGTCCAATTAAACAATATTTGAAAAGCTAAATTAGTGCTGTGAATTTCATCAGGAGAAATTCACATGTTCCCTAACTTatatttatttccattttcaGGCACACATGGTACATTCTGAACATGATGTCAACTTCTATGGTCTACTTAAGCAGGTAAAAAGTTAGTagtcttcttttttcctctttgcTTCCTCAGTGGCAAGGAGTTCAACAAATGTTTAAGCAAAAGACTGGGATGGTCTTTTATTGAGCCCCGTAACTAGATTAGTCCTGCTTATCTCtgcatgttcttgttgaatgtgCTGAAGATATTAAGATAGATATTTCTTGCAGCTTACTGAAGAAGCTGCTAAGTTGGATTGGACTAAATCAACAGGCCATACCTTGAGTGGTCACAATTTGCAACACTATGAAGACGAAGAAGACAATGATAATCACATTGGATTATCACACAAGCTTGGAGGACAAACTTCAGTTTTCAATGCTCGAGCATCTTCAGTGGCGGCTGCCTACAACCGTTTAGCACAGGCATCCACCAACAACTCAGAAGAAATTGAAATGCATCAGGCATCTAATGCTGGTGACTCACTGGAAAAGCAACTGAATGATGTGAAAGTAGAGTCTTCGGAGCAACAAAATGGTGTATTTAGTGCTGATGTCCCATCTGGTAATCAAAGAAAATCTGAACCTGATCCTGATGATTATGAGGCTGGCTCTCCCATGGAACATAAGCCTCATATAGAGCTCAATTCTGATGATTATAAGATGAGAAGCCGTTCCCCTCCTTTAGAAGCTAATTTAAGtgaagaacctgatccagaTGATAGCTCCGCAGAAAAACACAATACAGGAAGTCCTGTTTTTTCAGAACCTGATCCGGATGAACATGCTATGGGGATCGAAAAGAAAGTAACAGCCGGTCAAAATGGCCACGTAAATGAGGAAGAGACTGGATCTTTTACACAGACCAATGGAGATGATTTTCCTGAAGGAAACAAGCTGGTTGAGCCATATAATAGTGATAAGGATATAATACCAGATGGAGTCTCTAGTACAGTGATTGATGAGCCTGATCCAGATGATCAGGAATTACAGAGGATACAAGATCCTGTTGCCATTATTTGCAGTCGACTGCAGAAAGCAATAGACGTGTTGAGATCTCAAGCCAATCCATTGGAGGCCTCTAGAGTTATGCAAACTATATTGAAAATTATAAGGTTAGTTGAACTTCAATCTGCAatttaaatttggaattttttaTCATTCATGAGCTTTGGATCTAAGTTGGCAATGCTACTGTTCATAGGAATGCAATTGAACACCCAGATGAAGTGAAATTCAGGAAGCTGCGGAAGGTCTCTGATTTATATATTGATCTTAGGTGATTTAGTTTTGTCTAGATTTCATCTTAATTTGTTCATCACAATTTTTTGGTGGATGTTGCAGGCTAATCCTCTAATTCAGAGGGATGTGGTTAGTTATCCAGGTACTTGATCTTCCACTCGATCTGTTgcaatttatttcctttctgCAAAATTCATTCCTTAACAGTTCTCTTTCCCCATTCCCTGACTTTTGTGTCGCCTTCAGATAGCATTCAACATTGCTACTAATCCAGCACGGTAAATTTTTTCTTCATCTGAGATTCCCTTGGTCCAACTTCCTTGGATATATACATCTGTGAACTCCATCTTAAATAAAGTTTCTACTCTTTGTCAGTTGGCGCTTGTAAATCACACTTCATGAAATTTTGGGCGCTTTCAGTTCGCCAAATTTACTGATAGCAACCAATTTTGCAAAACAATGTACTACTAGGTTAATTACTGAAGCATGAATTTTCACTCAATCCCTACTGTTTAAGGGGATGAACTGCAATTGTCTTTCCATGTGCCTAACATTTTCGTAAAAGATCTTTGGAGAATTAGTCAAGGTTCAAGTTGATATACAAGCTAGTTTAATTGACCAAGGCTAGGTTTGCtatcaatttgaaattctaTTTAGGTGAAATTGTTGTGTGATGGTACTTGTTATGCGCGGAGATTCAAAACATATTTGGTGATCCCATGGCCATGCAACATAAAGGAGTTGTATCAACATCATTTATCCCACATGGTTTATCTTTTGATGTGAAATTACTCGTACTCGCCATAATTGTATTCTTCTCTGATCATTAGGTgtttattttctttccattcGCATCTTCGTGTATTTTTCTGCTTGCTGAGCATCTTTAGCTGTAAATAATCATTTTGCTTTTGTGGTTGCAGCTGCAATGGAGATCCTCTCTGTGATCGGATTTAGTGAGGACTCTGTTAGCGATAACACTGGTAGAACGGAAACTTATTTGGTCATCAAAAGGAATGATCCAGGATTATTGTGGCTTGCCAAATCTTCCCTTGAAACCTCCATTGCCTAGGGGACTCGTACCATATGTAAAATTGATGCATTTGTTTGTGACAAAATCAAACTGAAGACATTCTTTATGGTGAGAGGCATTTGGGAATGTTTTCCATGTTGTATACCACATTCTGATATCTTCCTTTTCCTTGTATATACATTCTTACTTATAGGA
It includes:
- the LOC132031098 gene encoding uncharacterized protein LOC132031098 isoform X1: MQQQESCQLSVIWRGKKFTLEMDPTATLKSLGDELLNLTSVRDDTMRLIVPTNKSSRLLYPFSEEHSCLKLEAASILEGKSIRMLGVPKDEVDDILQSAKADLRIVGFDEEEKRLRQRNSNGLQSSLKLPQGPYVFCDFRTLHLPGIEQLNPPASKALKLMHKLAADPGIVAIMNKHRWRVGIMTEMAPEGYVGVSPQCILGFNKNHGEEISLRLRTDDLKGFRKYDSIKKTLLHELAHMVHSEHDVNFYGLLKQLTEEAAKLDWTKSTGHTLSGHNLQHYEDEEDNDNHIGLSHKLGGQTSVFNARASSVAAAYNRLAQASTNNSEEIEMHQASNAGDSLEKQLNDVKVESSEQQNGVFSADVPSGNQRKSEPDPDDYEAGSPMEHKPHIELNSDDYKMRSRSPPLEANLSEEPDPDDSSAEKHNTGSPVFSEPDPDEHAMGIEKKVTAGQNGHVNEEETGSFTQTNGDDFPEGNKLVEPYNSDKDIIPDGVSSTVIDEPDPDDQELQRIQDPVAIICSRLQKAIDVLRSQANPLEASRVMQTILKIIRNAIEHPDEVKFRKLRKANPLIQRDVVSYPAAMEILSVIGFSEDSVSDNTGRTETYLVIKRNDPGLLWLAKSSLETSIA
- the LOC132031098 gene encoding uncharacterized protein LOC132031098 isoform X2 is translated as MQQQESCQLSVIWRGKKFTLEMDPTATLKSLGDELLNLTSVRDDTMRLIVPTNKSSRLLYPFSEEHSCLKLEAASILEGKSIRMLGVPKDEVDDILQSAKADLRIVGFDEEEKRLRQRNSNGLQSSLKLPQGPYVFCDFRTLHLPGIELNPPASKALKLMHKLAADPGIVAIMNKHRWRVGIMTEMAPEGYVGVSPQCILGFNKNHGEEISLRLRTDDLKGFRKYDSIKKTLLHELAHMVHSEHDVNFYGLLKQLTEEAAKLDWTKSTGHTLSGHNLQHYEDEEDNDNHIGLSHKLGGQTSVFNARASSVAAAYNRLAQASTNNSEEIEMHQASNAGDSLEKQLNDVKVESSEQQNGVFSADVPSGNQRKSEPDPDDYEAGSPMEHKPHIELNSDDYKMRSRSPPLEANLSEEPDPDDSSAEKHNTGSPVFSEPDPDEHAMGIEKKVTAGQNGHVNEEETGSFTQTNGDDFPEGNKLVEPYNSDKDIIPDGVSSTVIDEPDPDDQELQRIQDPVAIICSRLQKAIDVLRSQANPLEASRVMQTILKIIRNAIEHPDEVKFRKLRKANPLIQRDVVSYPAAMEILSVIGFSEDSVSDNTGRTETYLVIKRNDPGLLWLAKSSLETSIA